A genomic stretch from Candidatus Thiothrix anitrata includes:
- a CDS encoding CZB domain-containing protein, translating to MSTDKAFFVQRLNDHIQYLGKVTNTLKGQGNFQGTNCHQCKLGTWIDNEGTHAIAHASPALQQQFAELVAKHELFHDFSNEALVKHQSGDHLNSRRAMTEMHKLSGQLVNLLLSMDRQAHRQAA from the coding sequence ATGTCCACTGACAAAGCTTTTTTCGTACAACGCTTAAACGACCACATCCAATACCTTGGCAAAGTAACCAACACCCTGAAAGGGCAAGGTAATTTTCAAGGTACGAATTGCCATCAATGCAAACTCGGCACTTGGATTGATAACGAAGGCACGCACGCGATTGCGCACGCCAGCCCCGCGCTGCAACAGCAATTTGCGGAATTAGTCGCGAAACACGAGCTGTTCCACGATTTCAGTAACGAAGCGTTGGTAAAACATCAAAGCGGCGACCACCTCAACAGCCGTCGCGCCATGACCGAAATGCACAAGCTGTCGGGGCAATTGGTCAACTTATTACTGAGCATGGATCGTCAGGCACACCGGCAGGCAGCTTAA
- a CDS encoding EF-hand domain-containing protein, which translates to MLPKAVGSADWLEIAENQRYAVLRRGGLINLVALLRFGVVWVLLAVWLYVHADPLWLLLLANCSLLFALGLTRRYRLITDTPTSRLSSGAQGYVELHGRVSLPEGESSRGLPHLPATVWLPGYVEDAPFVLDDGLGRCLLYPGEAEIVIQPGHTHFSWLHAIYPGQALYVLGELYTQRAESLETLSKRERVAQVLAKWKSRPLELLHGFDANDNGKIDPDEWEQARAAAERQVADDEVDQRRKPAMHTMSSSGVGQLFLITNIPPERLARRYALAATVHTLLWLSLMVIAH; encoded by the coding sequence GTGTTACCTAAAGCTGTTGGTAGTGCTGATTGGCTGGAAATCGCGGAGAATCAGCGTTATGCGGTGTTGCGGCGTGGTGGTTTAATCAATTTAGTGGCATTGCTGCGCTTTGGGGTGGTGTGGGTATTACTCGCTGTTTGGTTGTATGTCCATGCTGATCCGTTGTGGTTGCTACTGCTGGCTAATTGCAGTTTGTTGTTTGCCCTGGGCTTAACCCGCCGTTATCGCCTGATTACCGACACTCCGACCTCGCGCTTGAGTAGTGGTGCGCAAGGTTACGTGGAATTACATGGTAGGGTATCGCTGCCTGAGGGTGAAAGTTCTCGTGGTTTGCCGCATTTGCCTGCAACGGTGTGGTTGCCAGGGTATGTGGAAGACGCGCCATTCGTGCTGGATGATGGCTTAGGACGTTGTTTGCTGTATCCGGGTGAGGCGGAAATCGTGATTCAGCCCGGTCATACCCACTTTTCTTGGCTGCACGCGATTTATCCGGGGCAAGCTTTGTACGTGTTGGGGGAGTTGTATACCCAGCGTGCGGAATCACTTGAAACTTTATCGAAGCGCGAACGGGTGGCGCAAGTGCTTGCTAAATGGAAATCGCGCCCCTTGGAATTGCTGCACGGTTTTGATGCAAATGATAACGGTAAAATTGACCCGGATGAATGGGAACAGGCGCGTGCAGCAGCGGAACGTCAGGTGGCAGATGATGAGGTTGATCAGCGGCGTAAGCCTGCTATGCACACCATGAGTAGTTCCGGAGTAGGGCAGTTGTTTTTGATTACCAATATTCCGCCAGAACGCTTGGCACGACGTTACGCGCTGGCAGCGACAGTGCATACCTTGCTGTGGCTGAGTTTGATGGTGATTGCGCATTAA
- a CDS encoding LemA family protein — translation MTTGLLIFLSLFAGLVLWGILLYNQLVVLKNNTEKAWSNIDVLLKQRNEELPKLITVCKEHMQYEQAALQKVMEARSRVASAMQSGNMGALGAAENELRIGLGNLFAVAEAYPELKASESFQHLRERITNLEDMIADRREFYNDSATINNTRIEQFPDVLVAKSFSFKRFRLMSFAAQETTDVDVASHFST, via the coding sequence ATGACAACCGGACTTCTGATCTTTTTATCCTTATTCGCTGGGTTGGTGCTGTGGGGCATTTTGCTTTATAACCAGCTTGTAGTGTTGAAAAATAATACCGAAAAAGCGTGGAGTAATATTGATGTATTGCTCAAGCAGCGCAACGAAGAGTTGCCGAAGTTGATCACCGTTTGTAAAGAACACATGCAGTATGAGCAGGCAGCCTTGCAAAAAGTTATGGAGGCACGGAGTCGCGTTGCTAGTGCGATGCAATCGGGCAATATGGGGGCGTTAGGTGCGGCTGAAAACGAATTGCGGATTGGTTTGGGGAACTTGTTCGCGGTGGCGGAGGCGTATCCTGAACTCAAAGCCAGCGAGTCGTTCCAGCATTTGCGTGAACGCATCACTAACCTTGAGGATATGATTGCTGATCGTCGCGAGTTCTATAACGATTCGGCGACCATTAATAATACCCGTATTGAGCAGTTTCCTGACGTATTGGTAGCTAAAAGCTTTAGTTTTAAGCGGTTTCGCCTCATGAGTTTTGCGGCGCAGGAAACCACAGATGTGGATGTTGCCAGTCACTTCTCTACGTAA
- a CDS encoding Fur family transcriptional regulator, whose product MTQLSTEQAARHLLLQTRGRVTPARLGVLSILLDAKTALSHQEIEQAALQQGNAFDRVTLYRALDWLVEQRVAHKIVGTDRAWRYNAQSGSSHQHAHFYCKRCEQVFCLENLQPALLVSLPHGYQVETVELNLQGCCPACAKQA is encoded by the coding sequence ATGACGCAACTCAGTACGGAACAAGCTGCCCGTCATTTATTATTACAAACACGGGGTCGGGTTACACCAGCACGGCTTGGGGTGTTGAGTATTTTGTTGGATGCAAAGACCGCGTTAAGTCATCAGGAAATTGAGCAGGCTGCCTTACAACAAGGTAACGCGTTTGACCGTGTAACCTTATATCGGGCTTTGGATTGGTTGGTTGAGCAGCGTGTGGCTCATAAAATTGTCGGAACTGATCGTGCTTGGCGTTATAACGCGCAATCAGGATCCTCCCATCAGCACGCCCATTTTTATTGTAAACGCTGTGAACAGGTGTTTTGTTTGGAAAACTTGCAACCTGCCTTGTTGGTTTCATTGCCCCACGGCTACCAGGTGGAGACAGTGGAGCTGAATCTGCAAGGTTGTTGCCCTGCGTGCGCTAAACAAGCTTGA
- the hslV gene encoding ATP-dependent protease subunit HslV, producing MEQYRGTTILSVRRDGKVVVGGDGQVTLGNTVMKGNARKVRRLYNDKVIAGFAGGTADAFTLFERFESKLQAHNGNLTRAAVELAKDWRTDRMLRRLEALLIVADATASLLITGNGDVVEQENDLIAIGSGGAFAQSAARALLENTTLSAREIVEKGLHIAADICIYSNHNLTIEEL from the coding sequence TTGGAACAATACCGAGGAACCACCATCCTAAGCGTGCGTCGCGACGGCAAAGTCGTTGTCGGCGGCGATGGTCAAGTCACGCTGGGCAATACCGTCATGAAAGGCAATGCCCGCAAGGTACGCCGCTTGTACAACGATAAGGTCATTGCAGGCTTTGCCGGTGGAACCGCCGATGCATTCACCCTGTTTGAACGCTTTGAAAGCAAGCTGCAAGCGCACAATGGCAACCTCACCCGTGCCGCTGTGGAACTCGCCAAAGACTGGCGTACCGACCGCATGTTACGCCGCCTTGAAGCGCTGCTGATTGTTGCCGATGCCACCGCATCCTTGCTGATTACGGGCAACGGTGACGTGGTAGAGCAAGAAAATGATTTAATCGCCATCGGTTCCGGCGGTGCATTTGCGCAATCCGCTGCCCGCGCCTTACTGGAAAACACCACGCTTTCCGCCCGCGAAATTGTCGAAAAAGGGCTGCACATTGCCGCCGACATTTGCATTTACAGCAACCACAACCTGACCATTGAGGAACTTTAA
- the hslU gene encoding ATP-dependent protease ATPase subunit HslU: MSVGTMTPREIVQELDKHVIGQDKAKRSVAIALRNRWRRQQLDDALRPEVTPKNILMIGPTGVGKTEIARRLAKLANAPFIKVEATKFTEVGYVGKEVDSIIRDLADMAMKMMREQEVAKVNYRAQEAAEERILDILLPAPRKETPVNEWLSSGDDEPAKPVREDSVTRQKFRKKLREGELNDKEIELDVSVGGASVEIMTPPGMEEMASQLQGMFQNLNQSKKRKRKMKIKDALKVLTEEEAYKMVNEEELKQRALFAVEQTGIVFLDEIDKVARSGQTSGADVSREGVQRDLLPLIEGCTVNTKYGMVKTDHILFIASGAFHVSKPSDLIPELQGRLPIRVEMDALSANDFERILTEPNASLTEQYEGLLATEGVKLTFAPDAIRRIAEIAFEVNERTENIGARRLHTVVERLLENVLFEAPDCDDQMTVDAAYVNQILGELVKDEDLSRYIL; the protein is encoded by the coding sequence ATGAGCGTCGGCACCATGACCCCCCGCGAAATTGTCCAAGAACTCGACAAACACGTCATTGGTCAGGACAAGGCCAAGCGTTCCGTCGCTATTGCACTGCGTAACCGCTGGCGGCGGCAGCAGCTTGATGATGCGTTGCGCCCGGAAGTGACCCCGAAAAACATTCTAATGATTGGTCCCACGGGTGTCGGTAAAACCGAAATTGCCCGCCGTTTAGCCAAACTCGCCAATGCGCCCTTCATCAAGGTCGAAGCCACCAAATTCACCGAAGTCGGTTACGTGGGCAAGGAAGTCGATTCCATCATCCGCGACCTTGCGGACATGGCGATGAAAATGATGCGCGAGCAAGAAGTTGCCAAGGTCAACTACCGCGCTCAGGAAGCCGCCGAAGAACGCATTCTCGACATTCTCTTACCTGCGCCGCGCAAAGAAACACCGGTTAACGAATGGCTATCCAGCGGTGATGACGAACCTGCCAAACCCGTGCGTGAAGATTCCGTCACTCGCCAGAAATTCCGCAAAAAATTGCGCGAAGGCGAACTCAACGACAAAGAAATCGAGCTGGATGTATCCGTCGGTGGTGCAAGCGTCGAAATCATGACCCCCCCGGGCATGGAAGAAATGGCGAGCCAGTTACAAGGCATGTTCCAAAACCTCAACCAGAGCAAAAAGCGCAAACGCAAGATGAAAATCAAGGATGCGCTCAAAGTCCTGACCGAGGAAGAAGCCTACAAAATGGTCAATGAGGAAGAACTCAAGCAACGCGCTTTGTTTGCGGTCGAACAAACCGGCATCGTATTCCTCGATGAAATCGACAAAGTAGCGCGTAGCGGGCAAACCAGCGGCGCGGACGTGTCCCGCGAAGGCGTGCAACGCGATTTGCTGCCATTGATCGAAGGTTGCACCGTCAATACCAAATACGGCATGGTGAAAACCGACCATATTTTGTTCATTGCCTCCGGCGCTTTTCACGTTTCCAAACCCTCTGACTTAATACCGGAATTACAGGGTCGGCTACCAATTCGTGTAGAAATGGATGCCTTGAGCGCGAATGACTTTGAACGCATCCTCACCGAACCGAACGCATCACTCACTGAACAGTACGAAGGGCTGCTGGCAACCGAAGGCGTAAAGCTGACGTTTGCCCCCGATGCGATTCGGCGGATTGCGGAAATTGCTTTTGAAGTCAACGAACGCACCGAAAACATCGGCGCACGCCGCCTGCATACCGTGGTCGAGCGTTTGCTGGAAAATGTGCTGTTTGAAGCGCCCGATTGCGACGACCAAATGACGGTAGACGCGGCATACGTCAACCAGATTTTGGGCGAATTGGTCAAAGACGAAGACCTTAGCCGTTATATTTTGTAA
- a CDS encoding gamma-butyrobetaine hydroxylase-like domain-containing protein, with the protein MTPLDITLNQKTRELLITWPGDEVHALSCEYLRVNSPSAEVRGHGPGQEKLQIGKENVNIKGIEQVGHYAIQLVFDDNHDSGIYDWNLLYELGKNMEQNWVEYLAKLDAAGYTRKLPGQVI; encoded by the coding sequence ATGACACCACTGGATATTACCTTAAACCAGAAAACCCGCGAACTGCTGATTACCTGGCCGGGCGATGAAGTCCACGCACTCAGTTGCGAATACTTGCGCGTGAATTCACCCTCCGCCGAGGTACGCGGGCATGGGCCAGGGCAGGAAAAGCTGCAAATCGGCAAGGAAAACGTGAATATCAAAGGCATTGAGCAAGTGGGGCATTACGCGATCCAGTTGGTCTTTGACGACAACCACGACAGCGGGATTTACGACTGGAACTTGCTGTATGAGCTTGGCAAGAACATGGAGCAGAACTGGGTGGAATATCTGGCGAAGCTGGATGCTGCGGGGTATACACGCAAATTGCCGGGGCAGGTGATTTAA
- the yihA gene encoding ribosome biogenesis GTP-binding protein YihA/YsxC, with protein sequence MNHYFQQASFLQSATTRNTLPPEGGLEIAFAGRSNAGKSSVINVLCSQKSLARTSKTPGRTQLINFFRLNDGHFLVDLPGYGYAKVPEAIRLEWQKFIESYLVERNTLRGLVLVMDIRHPLTDYDLTMLQWAYRRQLPVHILLNKADKLARGAAGSVLLKVRKELADLHGVSVQNFSALNKIGLEECWVVTEGWLGH encoded by the coding sequence ATGAACCATTACTTTCAGCAGGCAAGTTTTTTGCAGAGTGCGACAACCCGCAATACCTTGCCGCCAGAAGGCGGGTTGGAAATTGCTTTTGCAGGCCGATCAAATGCGGGTAAATCCAGTGTAATCAATGTCCTATGCTCGCAAAAGTCATTGGCGCGTACCAGTAAAACACCGGGGCGCACACAATTGATTAACTTTTTTCGCCTAAACGACGGGCACTTTTTAGTGGATTTACCAGGATACGGTTATGCCAAAGTGCCCGAAGCGATTCGTTTAGAGTGGCAAAAATTTATCGAATCTTACCTCGTGGAGCGCAATACCCTGCGTGGCTTGGTCTTGGTCATGGATATTCGTCATCCATTGACGGATTACGATCTGACCATGTTGCAATGGGCATACCGGCGGCAATTGCCTGTACACATTTTGTTGAATAAGGCAGATAAATTGGCACGAGGGGCTGCGGGCAGTGTATTGCTGAAAGTTCGCAAAGAATTAGCTGATTTACACGGGGTGTCAGTACAAAACTTTTCTGCATTGAACAAAATAGGATTGGAAGAGTGCTGGGTAGTCACTGAGGGTTGGTTGGGGCATTGA
- a CDS encoding c-type cytochrome: MKKVLTFVLTGLAISVAASAWAEGGNAEAGKTKSATCAACHGMDGNSTNPEWPKLAGQHANYLVKQLANFKDDARVNATMSPMAKPLSEQDMADLAAYYSSQAVKLGEADQAKVALGEQIYKGGNNATGVAACAACHGPTGTGNPASNFPALKGQHAAYTKAQLNHFRKGDRANDAGKMMRNIAAGMTDAEIEAVAEYIAGLK; the protein is encoded by the coding sequence ATGAAAAAAGTACTCACGTTTGTACTGACTGGTCTGGCAATCAGTGTTGCAGCTTCTGCTTGGGCAGAAGGTGGTAATGCTGAAGCTGGCAAAACCAAATCCGCCACTTGCGCAGCTTGTCACGGCATGGACGGCAATAGCACCAATCCTGAATGGCCTAAACTGGCAGGCCAACACGCTAACTACCTTGTTAAGCAGTTAGCTAACTTCAAGGATGACGCACGGGTTAACGCTACGATGTCACCAATGGCAAAACCATTGAGCGAACAAGACATGGCAGACTTAGCCGCCTATTACTCCAGTCAAGCAGTAAAACTGGGCGAGGCAGATCAAGCCAAAGTTGCCTTGGGTGAGCAAATTTATAAGGGCGGCAACAATGCAACAGGCGTAGCCGCTTGTGCTGCTTGCCATGGCCCAACAGGTACTGGCAACCCTGCTTCCAACTTCCCCGCCTTGAAGGGTCAGCACGCTGCTTACACTAAAGCGCAGTTGAATCACTTCCGCAAAGGTGATCGCGCTAACGATGCTGGCAAAATGATGCGCAACATCGCTGCTGGCATGACTGATGCTGAAATCGAAGCAGTTGCCGAGTACATTGCCGGTCTTAAATAA